The following coding sequences lie in one Tichowtungia aerotolerans genomic window:
- the rsmH gene encoding 16S rRNA (cytosine(1402)-N(4))-methyltransferase RsmH, translating to MHVPVLLNETLDLLVNNPAGTYIDGTLGRGGHSKEILKRLNPEGRLIGLDRDLEAIKQTKVILEPFGDQAQRLHGNFSEMKELCKQIGVTEVDGVLLDLGVSSPQLDVAERGFSFGKDGPLDMRMDRTQGRSAADWVNEEDEQILADVIFRFGEERDSRRIARAIVQAREGRRIERTLDLAEIVERAKGGRRGPTHPATKTFQALRMAVNAELDSLERGLEAGLSMLRDGGRMAVITFHSLEDRMVKECFKRHCVKRESLQQGGEKLIYDEPAVRLLNKKPLTASKQELMDNPRSRSAKLRVAEREKPV from the coding sequence ATGCATGTTCCGGTATTGCTGAACGAGACGTTGGACCTGTTGGTGAATAATCCTGCGGGCACCTATATCGACGGTACGTTGGGACGGGGAGGACATTCGAAAGAAATTTTAAAACGGTTGAATCCGGAAGGTCGGCTGATCGGACTGGATCGTGACCTGGAGGCAATCAAGCAGACGAAAGTAATTTTAGAACCATTCGGGGATCAGGCGCAGAGATTGCACGGAAATTTTTCAGAGATGAAGGAGCTTTGCAAACAGATCGGCGTAACCGAGGTCGACGGGGTATTGCTCGATCTCGGGGTCAGCTCGCCCCAGCTGGATGTGGCGGAGCGCGGCTTCAGTTTTGGAAAAGACGGTCCTCTCGATATGCGAATGGACCGGACTCAGGGCCGGTCTGCCGCTGATTGGGTGAATGAAGAGGATGAACAGATTTTAGCGGATGTGATTTTCCGCTTTGGAGAAGAACGCGATTCCCGCCGGATTGCGCGGGCGATTGTGCAGGCCAGAGAGGGCCGGCGGATCGAGCGAACGCTGGATCTGGCTGAAATCGTCGAAAGAGCCAAGGGCGGGCGTCGCGGGCCTACGCATCCGGCCACCAAGACATTCCAGGCGTTGCGGATGGCAGTGAATGCCGAACTCGACAGCCTGGAGCGCGGGCTGGAAGCTGGACTTTCCATGCTGCGGGATGGCGGTCGGATGGCGGTAATTACTTTCCACAGTTTGGAAGACCGAATGGTGAAAGAGTGTTTTAAGCGCCACTGCGTGAAGCGGGAATCGCTTCAGCAGGGAGGCGAAAAACTGATTTATGACGAACCGGCGGTGCGGCTGCTGAATAAAAAACCGCTGACCGCCTCAAAGCAGGAATTGATGGACAATCCGCGTTCGCG
- a CDS encoding division/cell wall cluster transcriptional repressor MraZ, whose product MNTLESKTEELFVGSYHHSLDPKRRLIIPSTWRSLLGDSLRLFVFPHPDKQCLFLYTLQEMNRRLAQLRSADAVDENDHQAIRALTASADALAVDAQGRVRIKDELLAHAAVQNKVVLVGTLTRIELWSEEKFDLALPTDSPLAENTFFGSY is encoded by the coding sequence ATGAATACATTAGAATCAAAGACAGAGGAGCTGTTCGTTGGTTCGTATCATCACTCTCTCGATCCAAAACGACGGCTTATTATTCCATCCACTTGGCGTTCATTGCTGGGCGATTCATTACGCCTGTTTGTTTTTCCCCATCCGGATAAGCAGTGCTTGTTTCTTTATACGCTTCAGGAAATGAATCGACGGCTGGCTCAGCTCCGTTCGGCGGATGCTGTGGATGAGAATGATCATCAGGCCATTCGGGCTTTGACCGCTTCTGCGGATGCTTTGGCTGTTGATGCGCAGGGACGGGTGCGGATTAAAGATGAACTGCTGGCGCATGCTGCAGTGCAGAACAAGGTGGTTCTGGTCGGGACGTTGACCCGCATTGAGCTTTGGAGTGAAGAAAAATTTGATTTGGCTCTGCCGACCGACTCGCCGCTGGCAGAAAACACATTTTTTGGAAGTTATTAG
- the cysK gene encoding cysteine synthase A yields MKVFDNVTQTVGKTPLVRLNRLADGLKATVLVKMESRNPLGSVKDRIGVAMVEAAEKSGELKPGATIVEPTSGNTGIALAFTAAAKGYKLILTMPETMSIERRKLLSALGAELILTPGSEGMPGAIKKAEELVDQLPGGFMPQQFDNAANPDIHRRTTGVEIWEDTDGAVDIFVAGVGTGGTLTGVGSALKERKPEVKVVAVEPVESPVISGGQPGPHKIQGIGAGFIPANLNIDLVDEVLLLNAADAGITARRLAAEEGILCGISAGGNVWAALELAKRAENAGKTIVTLICDTGERYLSTWLFDQA; encoded by the coding sequence ATGAAGGTTTTTGATAATGTGACGCAGACCGTAGGCAAAACGCCGTTGGTTCGACTGAATCGGTTGGCTGACGGGTTGAAAGCAACGGTGCTTGTGAAGATGGAATCGCGGAATCCTCTTGGCAGTGTAAAAGACCGTATTGGTGTTGCAATGGTGGAAGCGGCCGAGAAAAGCGGAGAGCTTAAGCCCGGCGCAACCATCGTCGAGCCGACCAGCGGTAATACCGGCATTGCCTTGGCTTTTACAGCGGCGGCCAAAGGCTACAAACTGATTCTTACGATGCCGGAGACGATGAGTATTGAGCGGCGCAAACTGCTTTCGGCTCTGGGCGCAGAGCTGATTCTTACTCCCGGTTCGGAGGGAATGCCCGGTGCGATCAAAAAGGCCGAAGAGCTTGTGGATCAGTTGCCCGGGGGGTTTATGCCGCAGCAATTTGACAACGCTGCTAATCCGGATATTCACCGCCGGACCACGGGTGTGGAAATCTGGGAGGATACGGATGGTGCCGTAGATATATTCGTGGCTGGAGTCGGAACCGGTGGAACGCTGACGGGCGTGGGGTCGGCTCTGAAAGAGCGTAAGCCGGAGGTTAAAGTCGTTGCCGTTGAGCCGGTTGAATCGCCGGTTATTTCCGGAGGGCAACCGGGGCCGCACAAAATTCAGGGTATTGGTGCCGGTTTTATTCCAGCCAACCTGAATATAGACCTTGTGGATGAAGTTCTTTTGCTCAATGCAGCGGATGCTGGAATTACTGCTCGGCGACTGGCTGCCGAAGAGGGGATTCTCTGCGGTATTTCGGCCGGCGGAAACGTATGGGCAGCTTTGGAGCTTGCCAAACGGGCAGAGAATGCAGGTAAAACCATCGTGACTCTCATTTGCGATACCGGGGAACGGTATCTTTCAACCTGGCTTTTTGATCAGGCGTAA